One part of the Panthera leo isolate Ple1 chromosome D4, P.leo_Ple1_pat1.1, whole genome shotgun sequence genome encodes these proteins:
- the RALGDS gene encoding ral guanine nucleotide dissociation stimulator isoform X2 translates to MLWPPCPGLGLLASRAPRRRVPGHTALAKRLPTLLLRGWEEKSAASGRRSRTLSCPGPASPDWERADEWLGDCLSCTQEIGEELVNGVIHSISLRKVQAHHGANKGQRWLGCENESALNLYETCKVRTVKAGTLEKLVEHLVPAFQGSDLSYVTIFLCTYRAFTTTQQVLDLLFKRYGRCDALTASSRYGCILPYSDEDGGPQDQLKNAISSILGTWLDQYSEDFCQPPDFPCLKQLVAYVQLNMPGSDLERRAQLLLAQLEHAELTEAEPEALSPAPAPLLKPAPELEPALAPESEPELEPAPTPAPEPELEPAPEPAPEPAPAPAPELEPALSQTVDLEAAPVPEPPWPSPVAAEDGLNEKPHLLAFPPDLVAEQFTLMDAELFKKVVPYHCLGSIWSQRDKKGKEHLAPTVRATVTQFNSVANCVITTCLGDRTVTARDRARVVEHWIEVARECRVLKNFSSLYAILSALQSNSIHRLKKTWEEVSRDSFRIFQKLSEIFSDENNYSLSRELLIKEGTSKFATLEMNPKRAQKRPKETGVIQGTVPYLGTFLTDLVMLDTAMKDYLYGRLINFEKRRKEFEVIAQIKLLQSACNNYSIAPEEHFGAWFRAMERLSETESYNLSCELEPPSESASNTLKAKRNAAIVKRWSDRQAPSTELSSGGSSHSKSCDQLRCGPYLSSGDVADALSVHSAGSSSSDVEEINVSFVPESPDGQEKKFWESASQSSPETSGISSASSSASSSSASTTPVAATRTHKRSVSGVCSHGSSLPLYNQQVGDCCIIRVSLDVDNGNMYKSILVTSQDKAPAVIRKAMDKHNLDEDEADEYELVQVISDDRKLKIPDNANVFYAMNSTANYDFVLKKRTFTKGAKVRHGASSTLPRMKQKGLRIAKGIF, encoded by the exons ATGCTGTGGCCACCCTGTCCCGGGCTCGGGCTTCTGGCCTCCCGGGCTCCGAGACGCCGTGTTCCTGGACACACAGCTCTAGCGAAGCGACTCCCCACTCTGCTTCTCAGGGGATGGGAGGAGAAATCTGCAGCCTCGGGCAGGAGAAGCAGAACTTTGAGCTGTCCCGGGCCTGCATCCCCTGACTGGGAGCGGGCAGATGAATGGCTGGGAGACTGCTTG AGCTGCACGCAGGAGATTGGTGAGGAGCTGGTCAACGGGGTCATCCATTCCATCTCCCTGCGGAAAGTGCAGGCACACCACGGCGCCAACAAGGGCCAACGCTGGCTCGGG TGTGAAAATGAGTCAGCCCTGAACCTGTATGAGACCTGCAAGGTGAGGACGGTGAAGGCCGGCACGCTGGAGAAGCTGGTGGAGCACCTGGTGCCCGCCTTCCAGGGCAGCGACCTCTCCTACGTCACCATCTTCCTGTGCACGTACCGAGCCTTCACCACCACCCAGCAGGTGCTGGACCTGCTGTTCAAAAG GTACGGTAGATGTGATGCCCTCACGGCCTCCTCTAGATACGGATGCATCCTTCCTTATTCTGACGAGGACGGCGGACCCCAGGACCAACTGAAAAA tgCCATCTCCTCCattctgggcacctggctggaccAGTACTCGGAGGACTTCTGTCAGCCCCCAGACTTTCCCTGCCTCAAGCAGCTGGTGGCCTATGTGCAGCTCAACATGCCTGGTTCTGACCTAGAGCGCCGTGCCCAGCTTCTACTGGCCCAGCTGGAGCACGCAGAGCTCACGGAGGCCGAGCCCGAGG CTCTGTCGCCAGCTCCAGCGCCACTTCTAAAACCAGCTCCGGAACTAGAGCCGGCTTTGGCACCTGAGTCAGAACCAGAGCTAGAGCCAGCTCCAACACCGGCTCCAGAACCAGAGCTAGAGCCGGCTCCGGAACCGGCTCCGGAACCGGCTCCAGCCCCAGCTCCGGAACTAGAGCCAGCTCTATCGCAAACTGTAGACCTAGAGGCAGCTCCGGTGCCCGAGCCTCCCTGGCCGTCACCTGTGGCTGCAGAAGATGGCCTGAATGAGAAGCCTCACCTCTTGGCCTTCCCTCCCGACCTGGTGGCAGAGCAGTTCACACTGATGGATGCG GAGCTGTTCAAGAAGGTGGTGCCCTACCACTGCCTGGGCTCCATCTGGTCCCAGCGGGACAAGAAGGGCAAGGAACACCTGGCTCCCACTGTCCGCGCCACGGTCACCCAGTTCAACAGTGTGGCCAACTGCGTCATCACCACCTGCCTGGGGGACCGGACTGTGACGGCCCGGGACAGGGCCAGGGTGGTGGAGCACTGGATCGAGGTGGCCAGG GAGTGCCGTGTCCTCAAGAACTTCTCGTCTCTCTACGCCATCCTGTCGGCCCTGCAGAGCAACTCCATCCACAGGCTGAAGAAGACGTGGGAAGAAGTTTCCAG ggaCAGTTTCCGCATCTTCCAGAAGCTGTCGGAGATTTTCTCGGATGAGAACAACTACTCACTGAGCAGAGAGCTGCTCATCAAG GAGGGCACCTCCAAGTTTGCCACCCTGGAGATGAACCCCAAGAGAGCCCAGAAGCGGCCAAAGGAGACG GGTGTCATCCAGGGCACCGTTCCCTACCTGGGCACCTTCCTCACAGACCTGGTGATGCTGGACACCGCGATGAAGGACTATCTGTAT GGGAGACTGATCAACTTCGAGAAGCGGAGGAAG GAATTCGAAGTGATCGCCCAGATCAAGCTGCTCCAGTCGGCCTGCAACAATTACAGCATCGCACCCGAGGAGCACTTTGGGGCCTGGTTCCGGGCCATGGAGCGACTCAGCGAGACGGAGAG CTACAACCTGTCATGTGAGCTGGAGCCCCCCTCCGAGTCGGCCAGCAACACCCTCAAGGCCAAGAGGAACGCGGCCATCGTCAAGCGCTGGAGCGA CCGCCAGGCCCCCAGCACGGAGCTCAGCAGCGGCGGCAGCTCCCACTCCAAGTCCTGTGACCAGCTCAGGTGCGGCCCCTACCTCAGCAGCGGGGACGTCGCCGACGCACTCAGCGTCCACTCGGCCGGCTCCTCCAGCTCCGACGTGGAGGAGATCAACGTCAGCTTCGTCCCGGAGTCCCCCGATGGTCAGGAGAAGAAG TTCTGGGAGTCGGCCTCCCAGTCGTCCCCGGAGACCTCCGGCATCAGCTCGGCTTCCAGCAGCGcgtcctcctcctccgcctccacCACGCCCGTGGCTGCCACGCGCACCCACAAGCGCTCCGTCTCAGGGGTCTGCAGCCACGGCTCCTCACTGCCCCTCTACAACCAGCAGGTGGGCGACTGCTGCATCATCCGCGTCAGCCTGGATGTGGACAACGGCAACATGTACAAGAGCATCCTG GTAACCAGCCAGGACAAGGCTCCGGCCGTCATCCGCAAGGCCATGGACAAACACAACCTGGATGAGGATGAGGCCGACGAATACGAGCTCGTGCAGGTTATCTCCGACGACCGCA agcTGAAGATCCCGGACAACGCCAACGTGTTCTATGCCATGAACTCTACTGCCAACTATGACTTTGTCCTAAAGAAACGGACCTTCACAAAGGGGGCAAAGGTCAGGCATGGCGCCAGCTCGACTCTCCCTCGCATGAAGCAGAAAGGGCTCAGGATCGCCAAGGGCATCTTCTAA
- the RALGDS gene encoding ral guanine nucleotide dissociation stimulator isoform X1 — MLWPPCPGLGLLASRAPRRRVPGHTALAKRLPTLLLRGWEEKSAASGRRSRTLSCPGPASPDWERADEWLGDCLSCTQEIGEELVNGVIHSISLRKVQAHHGANKGQRWLGCENESALNLYETCKVRTVKAGTLEKLVEHLVPAFQGSDLSYVTIFLCTYRAFTTTQQVLDLLFKSRYGRCDALTASSRYGCILPYSDEDGGPQDQLKNAISSILGTWLDQYSEDFCQPPDFPCLKQLVAYVQLNMPGSDLERRAQLLLAQLEHAELTEAEPEALSPAPAPLLKPAPELEPALAPESEPELEPAPTPAPEPELEPAPEPAPEPAPAPAPELEPALSQTVDLEAAPVPEPPWPSPVAAEDGLNEKPHLLAFPPDLVAEQFTLMDAELFKKVVPYHCLGSIWSQRDKKGKEHLAPTVRATVTQFNSVANCVITTCLGDRTVTARDRARVVEHWIEVARECRVLKNFSSLYAILSALQSNSIHRLKKTWEEVSRDSFRIFQKLSEIFSDENNYSLSRELLIKEGTSKFATLEMNPKRAQKRPKETGVIQGTVPYLGTFLTDLVMLDTAMKDYLYGRLINFEKRRKEFEVIAQIKLLQSACNNYSIAPEEHFGAWFRAMERLSETESYNLSCELEPPSESASNTLKAKRNAAIVKRWSDRQAPSTELSSGGSSHSKSCDQLRCGPYLSSGDVADALSVHSAGSSSSDVEEINVSFVPESPDGQEKKFWESASQSSPETSGISSASSSASSSSASTTPVAATRTHKRSVSGVCSHGSSLPLYNQQVGDCCIIRVSLDVDNGNMYKSILVTSQDKAPAVIRKAMDKHNLDEDEADEYELVQVISDDRKLKIPDNANVFYAMNSTANYDFVLKKRTFTKGAKVRHGASSTLPRMKQKGLRIAKGIF, encoded by the exons ATGCTGTGGCCACCCTGTCCCGGGCTCGGGCTTCTGGCCTCCCGGGCTCCGAGACGCCGTGTTCCTGGACACACAGCTCTAGCGAAGCGACTCCCCACTCTGCTTCTCAGGGGATGGGAGGAGAAATCTGCAGCCTCGGGCAGGAGAAGCAGAACTTTGAGCTGTCCCGGGCCTGCATCCCCTGACTGGGAGCGGGCAGATGAATGGCTGGGAGACTGCTTG AGCTGCACGCAGGAGATTGGTGAGGAGCTGGTCAACGGGGTCATCCATTCCATCTCCCTGCGGAAAGTGCAGGCACACCACGGCGCCAACAAGGGCCAACGCTGGCTCGGG TGTGAAAATGAGTCAGCCCTGAACCTGTATGAGACCTGCAAGGTGAGGACGGTGAAGGCCGGCACGCTGGAGAAGCTGGTGGAGCACCTGGTGCCCGCCTTCCAGGGCAGCGACCTCTCCTACGTCACCATCTTCCTGTGCACGTACCGAGCCTTCACCACCACCCAGCAGGTGCTGGACCTGCTGTTCAAAAG CAGGTACGGTAGATGTGATGCCCTCACGGCCTCCTCTAGATACGGATGCATCCTTCCTTATTCTGACGAGGACGGCGGACCCCAGGACCAACTGAAAAA tgCCATCTCCTCCattctgggcacctggctggaccAGTACTCGGAGGACTTCTGTCAGCCCCCAGACTTTCCCTGCCTCAAGCAGCTGGTGGCCTATGTGCAGCTCAACATGCCTGGTTCTGACCTAGAGCGCCGTGCCCAGCTTCTACTGGCCCAGCTGGAGCACGCAGAGCTCACGGAGGCCGAGCCCGAGG CTCTGTCGCCAGCTCCAGCGCCACTTCTAAAACCAGCTCCGGAACTAGAGCCGGCTTTGGCACCTGAGTCAGAACCAGAGCTAGAGCCAGCTCCAACACCGGCTCCAGAACCAGAGCTAGAGCCGGCTCCGGAACCGGCTCCGGAACCGGCTCCAGCCCCAGCTCCGGAACTAGAGCCAGCTCTATCGCAAACTGTAGACCTAGAGGCAGCTCCGGTGCCCGAGCCTCCCTGGCCGTCACCTGTGGCTGCAGAAGATGGCCTGAATGAGAAGCCTCACCTCTTGGCCTTCCCTCCCGACCTGGTGGCAGAGCAGTTCACACTGATGGATGCG GAGCTGTTCAAGAAGGTGGTGCCCTACCACTGCCTGGGCTCCATCTGGTCCCAGCGGGACAAGAAGGGCAAGGAACACCTGGCTCCCACTGTCCGCGCCACGGTCACCCAGTTCAACAGTGTGGCCAACTGCGTCATCACCACCTGCCTGGGGGACCGGACTGTGACGGCCCGGGACAGGGCCAGGGTGGTGGAGCACTGGATCGAGGTGGCCAGG GAGTGCCGTGTCCTCAAGAACTTCTCGTCTCTCTACGCCATCCTGTCGGCCCTGCAGAGCAACTCCATCCACAGGCTGAAGAAGACGTGGGAAGAAGTTTCCAG ggaCAGTTTCCGCATCTTCCAGAAGCTGTCGGAGATTTTCTCGGATGAGAACAACTACTCACTGAGCAGAGAGCTGCTCATCAAG GAGGGCACCTCCAAGTTTGCCACCCTGGAGATGAACCCCAAGAGAGCCCAGAAGCGGCCAAAGGAGACG GGTGTCATCCAGGGCACCGTTCCCTACCTGGGCACCTTCCTCACAGACCTGGTGATGCTGGACACCGCGATGAAGGACTATCTGTAT GGGAGACTGATCAACTTCGAGAAGCGGAGGAAG GAATTCGAAGTGATCGCCCAGATCAAGCTGCTCCAGTCGGCCTGCAACAATTACAGCATCGCACCCGAGGAGCACTTTGGGGCCTGGTTCCGGGCCATGGAGCGACTCAGCGAGACGGAGAG CTACAACCTGTCATGTGAGCTGGAGCCCCCCTCCGAGTCGGCCAGCAACACCCTCAAGGCCAAGAGGAACGCGGCCATCGTCAAGCGCTGGAGCGA CCGCCAGGCCCCCAGCACGGAGCTCAGCAGCGGCGGCAGCTCCCACTCCAAGTCCTGTGACCAGCTCAGGTGCGGCCCCTACCTCAGCAGCGGGGACGTCGCCGACGCACTCAGCGTCCACTCGGCCGGCTCCTCCAGCTCCGACGTGGAGGAGATCAACGTCAGCTTCGTCCCGGAGTCCCCCGATGGTCAGGAGAAGAAG TTCTGGGAGTCGGCCTCCCAGTCGTCCCCGGAGACCTCCGGCATCAGCTCGGCTTCCAGCAGCGcgtcctcctcctccgcctccacCACGCCCGTGGCTGCCACGCGCACCCACAAGCGCTCCGTCTCAGGGGTCTGCAGCCACGGCTCCTCACTGCCCCTCTACAACCAGCAGGTGGGCGACTGCTGCATCATCCGCGTCAGCCTGGATGTGGACAACGGCAACATGTACAAGAGCATCCTG GTAACCAGCCAGGACAAGGCTCCGGCCGTCATCCGCAAGGCCATGGACAAACACAACCTGGATGAGGATGAGGCCGACGAATACGAGCTCGTGCAGGTTATCTCCGACGACCGCA agcTGAAGATCCCGGACAACGCCAACGTGTTCTATGCCATGAACTCTACTGCCAACTATGACTTTGTCCTAAAGAAACGGACCTTCACAAAGGGGGCAAAGGTCAGGCATGGCGCCAGCTCGACTCTCCCTCGCATGAAGCAGAAAGGGCTCAGGATCGCCAAGGGCATCTTCTAA
- the RALGDS gene encoding ral guanine nucleotide dissociation stimulator isoform X4 produces the protein MLWPPCPGLGLLASRAPRRRVPGHTALAKRLPTLLLRGWEEKSAASGRRSRTLSCPGPASPDWERADEWLGDCLSCTQEIGEELVNGVIHSISLRKVQAHHGANKGQRWLGCENESALNLYETCKVRTVKAGTLEKLVEHLVPAFQGSDLSYVTIFLCTYRAFTTTQQVLDLLFKRYGCILPYSDEDGGPQDQLKNAISSILGTWLDQYSEDFCQPPDFPCLKQLVAYVQLNMPGSDLERRAQLLLAQLEHAELTEAEPEALSPAPAPLLKPAPELEPALAPESEPELEPAPTPAPEPELEPAPEPAPEPAPAPAPELEPALSQTVDLEAAPVPEPPWPSPVAAEDGLNEKPHLLAFPPDLVAEQFTLMDAELFKKVVPYHCLGSIWSQRDKKGKEHLAPTVRATVTQFNSVANCVITTCLGDRTVTARDRARVVEHWIEVARECRVLKNFSSLYAILSALQSNSIHRLKKTWEEVSRDSFRIFQKLSEIFSDENNYSLSRELLIKEGTSKFATLEMNPKRAQKRPKETGVIQGTVPYLGTFLTDLVMLDTAMKDYLYGRLINFEKRRKEFEVIAQIKLLQSACNNYSIAPEEHFGAWFRAMERLSETESYNLSCELEPPSESASNTLKAKRNAAIVKRWSDRQAPSTELSSGGSSHSKSCDQLRCGPYLSSGDVADALSVHSAGSSSSDVEEINVSFVPESPDGQEKKFWESASQSSPETSGISSASSSASSSSASTTPVAATRTHKRSVSGVCSHGSSLPLYNQQVGDCCIIRVSLDVDNGNMYKSILVTSQDKAPAVIRKAMDKHNLDEDEADEYELVQVISDDRKLKIPDNANVFYAMNSTANYDFVLKKRTFTKGAKVRHGASSTLPRMKQKGLRIAKGIF, from the exons ATGCTGTGGCCACCCTGTCCCGGGCTCGGGCTTCTGGCCTCCCGGGCTCCGAGACGCCGTGTTCCTGGACACACAGCTCTAGCGAAGCGACTCCCCACTCTGCTTCTCAGGGGATGGGAGGAGAAATCTGCAGCCTCGGGCAGGAGAAGCAGAACTTTGAGCTGTCCCGGGCCTGCATCCCCTGACTGGGAGCGGGCAGATGAATGGCTGGGAGACTGCTTG AGCTGCACGCAGGAGATTGGTGAGGAGCTGGTCAACGGGGTCATCCATTCCATCTCCCTGCGGAAAGTGCAGGCACACCACGGCGCCAACAAGGGCCAACGCTGGCTCGGG TGTGAAAATGAGTCAGCCCTGAACCTGTATGAGACCTGCAAGGTGAGGACGGTGAAGGCCGGCACGCTGGAGAAGCTGGTGGAGCACCTGGTGCCCGCCTTCCAGGGCAGCGACCTCTCCTACGTCACCATCTTCCTGTGCACGTACCGAGCCTTCACCACCACCCAGCAGGTGCTGGACCTGCTGTTCAAAAG ATACGGATGCATCCTTCCTTATTCTGACGAGGACGGCGGACCCCAGGACCAACTGAAAAA tgCCATCTCCTCCattctgggcacctggctggaccAGTACTCGGAGGACTTCTGTCAGCCCCCAGACTTTCCCTGCCTCAAGCAGCTGGTGGCCTATGTGCAGCTCAACATGCCTGGTTCTGACCTAGAGCGCCGTGCCCAGCTTCTACTGGCCCAGCTGGAGCACGCAGAGCTCACGGAGGCCGAGCCCGAGG CTCTGTCGCCAGCTCCAGCGCCACTTCTAAAACCAGCTCCGGAACTAGAGCCGGCTTTGGCACCTGAGTCAGAACCAGAGCTAGAGCCAGCTCCAACACCGGCTCCAGAACCAGAGCTAGAGCCGGCTCCGGAACCGGCTCCGGAACCGGCTCCAGCCCCAGCTCCGGAACTAGAGCCAGCTCTATCGCAAACTGTAGACCTAGAGGCAGCTCCGGTGCCCGAGCCTCCCTGGCCGTCACCTGTGGCTGCAGAAGATGGCCTGAATGAGAAGCCTCACCTCTTGGCCTTCCCTCCCGACCTGGTGGCAGAGCAGTTCACACTGATGGATGCG GAGCTGTTCAAGAAGGTGGTGCCCTACCACTGCCTGGGCTCCATCTGGTCCCAGCGGGACAAGAAGGGCAAGGAACACCTGGCTCCCACTGTCCGCGCCACGGTCACCCAGTTCAACAGTGTGGCCAACTGCGTCATCACCACCTGCCTGGGGGACCGGACTGTGACGGCCCGGGACAGGGCCAGGGTGGTGGAGCACTGGATCGAGGTGGCCAGG GAGTGCCGTGTCCTCAAGAACTTCTCGTCTCTCTACGCCATCCTGTCGGCCCTGCAGAGCAACTCCATCCACAGGCTGAAGAAGACGTGGGAAGAAGTTTCCAG ggaCAGTTTCCGCATCTTCCAGAAGCTGTCGGAGATTTTCTCGGATGAGAACAACTACTCACTGAGCAGAGAGCTGCTCATCAAG GAGGGCACCTCCAAGTTTGCCACCCTGGAGATGAACCCCAAGAGAGCCCAGAAGCGGCCAAAGGAGACG GGTGTCATCCAGGGCACCGTTCCCTACCTGGGCACCTTCCTCACAGACCTGGTGATGCTGGACACCGCGATGAAGGACTATCTGTAT GGGAGACTGATCAACTTCGAGAAGCGGAGGAAG GAATTCGAAGTGATCGCCCAGATCAAGCTGCTCCAGTCGGCCTGCAACAATTACAGCATCGCACCCGAGGAGCACTTTGGGGCCTGGTTCCGGGCCATGGAGCGACTCAGCGAGACGGAGAG CTACAACCTGTCATGTGAGCTGGAGCCCCCCTCCGAGTCGGCCAGCAACACCCTCAAGGCCAAGAGGAACGCGGCCATCGTCAAGCGCTGGAGCGA CCGCCAGGCCCCCAGCACGGAGCTCAGCAGCGGCGGCAGCTCCCACTCCAAGTCCTGTGACCAGCTCAGGTGCGGCCCCTACCTCAGCAGCGGGGACGTCGCCGACGCACTCAGCGTCCACTCGGCCGGCTCCTCCAGCTCCGACGTGGAGGAGATCAACGTCAGCTTCGTCCCGGAGTCCCCCGATGGTCAGGAGAAGAAG TTCTGGGAGTCGGCCTCCCAGTCGTCCCCGGAGACCTCCGGCATCAGCTCGGCTTCCAGCAGCGcgtcctcctcctccgcctccacCACGCCCGTGGCTGCCACGCGCACCCACAAGCGCTCCGTCTCAGGGGTCTGCAGCCACGGCTCCTCACTGCCCCTCTACAACCAGCAGGTGGGCGACTGCTGCATCATCCGCGTCAGCCTGGATGTGGACAACGGCAACATGTACAAGAGCATCCTG GTAACCAGCCAGGACAAGGCTCCGGCCGTCATCCGCAAGGCCATGGACAAACACAACCTGGATGAGGATGAGGCCGACGAATACGAGCTCGTGCAGGTTATCTCCGACGACCGCA agcTGAAGATCCCGGACAACGCCAACGTGTTCTATGCCATGAACTCTACTGCCAACTATGACTTTGTCCTAAAGAAACGGACCTTCACAAAGGGGGCAAAGGTCAGGCATGGCGCCAGCTCGACTCTCCCTCGCATGAAGCAGAAAGGGCTCAGGATCGCCAAGGGCATCTTCTAA
- the RALGDS gene encoding ral guanine nucleotide dissociation stimulator isoform X7: MCVQTGSRAPAPPSLLPAPVSPLAARGRTSIPPGACRSCTQEIGEELVNGVIHSISLRKVQAHHGANKGQRWLGCENESALNLYETCKVRTVKAGTLEKLVEHLVPAFQGSDLSYVTIFLCTYRAFTTTQQVLDLLFKSRYGRCDALTASSRYGCILPYSDEDGGPQDQLKNAISSILGTWLDQYSEDFCQPPDFPCLKQLVAYVQLNMPGSDLERRAQLLLAQLEHAELTEAEPEALSPAPAPLLKPAPELEPALAPESEPELEPAPTPAPEPELEPAPEPAPEPAPAPAPELEPALSQTVDLEAAPVPEPPWPSPVAAEDGLNEKPHLLAFPPDLVAEQFTLMDAELFKKVVPYHCLGSIWSQRDKKGKEHLAPTVRATVTQFNSVANCVITTCLGDRTVTARDRARVVEHWIEVARECRVLKNFSSLYAILSALQSNSIHRLKKTWEEVSRDSFRIFQKLSEIFSDENNYSLSRELLIKEGTSKFATLEMNPKRAQKRPKETGVIQGTVPYLGTFLTDLVMLDTAMKDYLYGRLINFEKRRKEFEVIAQIKLLQSACNNYSIAPEEHFGAWFRAMERLSETESYNLSCELEPPSESASNTLKAKRNAAIVKRWSDRQAPSTELSSGGSSHSKSCDQLRCGPYLSSGDVADALSVHSAGSSSSDVEEINVSFVPESPDGQEKKFWESASQSSPETSGISSASSSASSSSASTTPVAATRTHKRSVSGVCSHGSSLPLYNQQVGDCCIIRVSLDVDNGNMYKSILVTSQDKAPAVIRKAMDKHNLDEDEADEYELVQVISDDRKLKIPDNANVFYAMNSTANYDFVLKKRTFTKGAKVRHGASSTLPRMKQKGLRIAKGIF, encoded by the exons AGCTGCACGCAGGAGATTGGTGAGGAGCTGGTCAACGGGGTCATCCATTCCATCTCCCTGCGGAAAGTGCAGGCACACCACGGCGCCAACAAGGGCCAACGCTGGCTCGGG TGTGAAAATGAGTCAGCCCTGAACCTGTATGAGACCTGCAAGGTGAGGACGGTGAAGGCCGGCACGCTGGAGAAGCTGGTGGAGCACCTGGTGCCCGCCTTCCAGGGCAGCGACCTCTCCTACGTCACCATCTTCCTGTGCACGTACCGAGCCTTCACCACCACCCAGCAGGTGCTGGACCTGCTGTTCAAAAG CAGGTACGGTAGATGTGATGCCCTCACGGCCTCCTCTAGATACGGATGCATCCTTCCTTATTCTGACGAGGACGGCGGACCCCAGGACCAACTGAAAAA tgCCATCTCCTCCattctgggcacctggctggaccAGTACTCGGAGGACTTCTGTCAGCCCCCAGACTTTCCCTGCCTCAAGCAGCTGGTGGCCTATGTGCAGCTCAACATGCCTGGTTCTGACCTAGAGCGCCGTGCCCAGCTTCTACTGGCCCAGCTGGAGCACGCAGAGCTCACGGAGGCCGAGCCCGAGG CTCTGTCGCCAGCTCCAGCGCCACTTCTAAAACCAGCTCCGGAACTAGAGCCGGCTTTGGCACCTGAGTCAGAACCAGAGCTAGAGCCAGCTCCAACACCGGCTCCAGAACCAGAGCTAGAGCCGGCTCCGGAACCGGCTCCGGAACCGGCTCCAGCCCCAGCTCCGGAACTAGAGCCAGCTCTATCGCAAACTGTAGACCTAGAGGCAGCTCCGGTGCCCGAGCCTCCCTGGCCGTCACCTGTGGCTGCAGAAGATGGCCTGAATGAGAAGCCTCACCTCTTGGCCTTCCCTCCCGACCTGGTGGCAGAGCAGTTCACACTGATGGATGCG GAGCTGTTCAAGAAGGTGGTGCCCTACCACTGCCTGGGCTCCATCTGGTCCCAGCGGGACAAGAAGGGCAAGGAACACCTGGCTCCCACTGTCCGCGCCACGGTCACCCAGTTCAACAGTGTGGCCAACTGCGTCATCACCACCTGCCTGGGGGACCGGACTGTGACGGCCCGGGACAGGGCCAGGGTGGTGGAGCACTGGATCGAGGTGGCCAGG GAGTGCCGTGTCCTCAAGAACTTCTCGTCTCTCTACGCCATCCTGTCGGCCCTGCAGAGCAACTCCATCCACAGGCTGAAGAAGACGTGGGAAGAAGTTTCCAG ggaCAGTTTCCGCATCTTCCAGAAGCTGTCGGAGATTTTCTCGGATGAGAACAACTACTCACTGAGCAGAGAGCTGCTCATCAAG GAGGGCACCTCCAAGTTTGCCACCCTGGAGATGAACCCCAAGAGAGCCCAGAAGCGGCCAAAGGAGACG GGTGTCATCCAGGGCACCGTTCCCTACCTGGGCACCTTCCTCACAGACCTGGTGATGCTGGACACCGCGATGAAGGACTATCTGTAT GGGAGACTGATCAACTTCGAGAAGCGGAGGAAG GAATTCGAAGTGATCGCCCAGATCAAGCTGCTCCAGTCGGCCTGCAACAATTACAGCATCGCACCCGAGGAGCACTTTGGGGCCTGGTTCCGGGCCATGGAGCGACTCAGCGAGACGGAGAG CTACAACCTGTCATGTGAGCTGGAGCCCCCCTCCGAGTCGGCCAGCAACACCCTCAAGGCCAAGAGGAACGCGGCCATCGTCAAGCGCTGGAGCGA CCGCCAGGCCCCCAGCACGGAGCTCAGCAGCGGCGGCAGCTCCCACTCCAAGTCCTGTGACCAGCTCAGGTGCGGCCCCTACCTCAGCAGCGGGGACGTCGCCGACGCACTCAGCGTCCACTCGGCCGGCTCCTCCAGCTCCGACGTGGAGGAGATCAACGTCAGCTTCGTCCCGGAGTCCCCCGATGGTCAGGAGAAGAAG TTCTGGGAGTCGGCCTCCCAGTCGTCCCCGGAGACCTCCGGCATCAGCTCGGCTTCCAGCAGCGcgtcctcctcctccgcctccacCACGCCCGTGGCTGCCACGCGCACCCACAAGCGCTCCGTCTCAGGGGTCTGCAGCCACGGCTCCTCACTGCCCCTCTACAACCAGCAGGTGGGCGACTGCTGCATCATCCGCGTCAGCCTGGATGTGGACAACGGCAACATGTACAAGAGCATCCTG GTAACCAGCCAGGACAAGGCTCCGGCCGTCATCCGCAAGGCCATGGACAAACACAACCTGGATGAGGATGAGGCCGACGAATACGAGCTCGTGCAGGTTATCTCCGACGACCGCA agcTGAAGATCCCGGACAACGCCAACGTGTTCTATGCCATGAACTCTACTGCCAACTATGACTTTGTCCTAAAGAAACGGACCTTCACAAAGGGGGCAAAGGTCAGGCATGGCGCCAGCTCGACTCTCCCTCGCATGAAGCAGAAAGGGCTCAGGATCGCCAAGGGCATCTTCTAA